A stretch of Aureispira sp. CCB-E DNA encodes these proteins:
- a CDS encoding outer membrane beta-barrel protein, with product MKVRLYCPVISFALLCCAFSLLSISTAQGQKGKRGTSSDNCQLDEAKKWYEEGELEKIESIEACAKDPKSMSTEKRLEAFQLITESYLYRDKIGAADNSFREILRINPLYEPDTMGDSYQSYDLIYLSRTFTRRPIFSMYFGGGLNFSLIEQLQNYGVDNTSGTADHEGYLREVVFGANATVGFELPLLYNFDLTLDATFAYRTYAFGDSMYISATTANPTGLNTNDLNATKGQGPLLYSTLKFKENQFWIDVPLMLRYNVTKFKGVLPYVYAGVAANFLLYADMTDVSRRTEPETIRAELGGQSTIANSVVITKLNDRPSLRTNVNVSFVAGAGIKFRLGRNFLYADFRYTRMFLNNVDINNRYSNLELVYYHGHVDNDFRTDNFALTVGFVKAFYVPRKKHQYNPIIINNKYNKWLEKERNYVKRETDEDIKRELNSTLKEMEREKPSLIEDIQKGKTKGSKMLDDKKKQIEDIKNKRVKVEVKYE from the coding sequence ATGAAGGTGAGATTGTACTGTCCTGTCATTTCGTTTGCTCTACTATGCTGCGCATTTAGTCTACTCAGCATTAGCACTGCACAGGGGCAAAAGGGAAAACGAGGGACATCCTCAGACAATTGCCAATTGGATGAAGCTAAAAAATGGTATGAAGAAGGAGAACTTGAAAAAATCGAGTCTATCGAAGCTTGTGCGAAAGATCCCAAGTCAATGTCAACGGAAAAGCGTTTAGAAGCATTCCAATTGATAACAGAAAGTTATTTGTATAGGGACAAAATTGGTGCGGCAGACAATTCTTTTAGGGAAATACTCCGAATCAATCCGCTCTATGAACCAGATACGATGGGAGACTCTTATCAGTCGTACGATTTAATTTACCTTTCAAGAACATTCACTAGGAGACCTATTTTTTCTATGTACTTTGGTGGTGGACTTAATTTTTCATTGATAGAACAATTGCAGAATTATGGGGTGGACAATACTTCTGGTACGGCAGATCATGAGGGGTACTTGCGAGAAGTTGTTTTTGGAGCCAATGCTACTGTTGGTTTTGAATTGCCTTTGTTGTATAATTTTGATTTGACATTGGATGCTACTTTTGCTTATCGCACATATGCATTTGGTGATTCGATGTATATTTCTGCTACAACGGCTAATCCTACAGGGTTAAACACCAATGATTTAAATGCCACCAAAGGACAAGGACCATTGTTGTATTCTACATTGAAATTTAAAGAGAATCAATTCTGGATAGATGTTCCATTGATGTTGCGGTACAATGTTACTAAATTTAAAGGTGTATTACCTTATGTTTATGCTGGTGTTGCTGCTAATTTCTTGTTGTATGCGGATATGACAGATGTTAGTCGAAGAACAGAACCAGAAACAATTAGAGCTGAGTTAGGAGGTCAATCTACGATTGCTAATAGTGTGGTTATAACAAAATTGAACGATAGACCGTCTCTTCGTACCAATGTAAATGTTTCTTTTGTTGCTGGCGCAGGAATCAAGTTTCGATTGGGACGCAATTTTCTATATGCTGATTTCAGATATACACGAATGTTCTTAAATAACGTAGATATTAACAATCGTTATTCTAATTTAGAGTTGGTGTATTATCATGGTCATGTGGATAATGATTTTAGAACAGATAATTTTGCATTGACGGTTGGTTTTGTAAAGGCATTTTATGTGCCTCGCAAAAAGCATCAATACAATCCAATTATTATCAATAATAAGTATAATAAATGGTTGGAGAAAGAACGCAACTATGTAAAGAGAGAAACAGACGAGGACATCAAAAGAGAGTTGAACAGTACTCTTAAGGAGATGGAGCGAGAAAAACCAAGTCTTATAGAGGACATTCAAAAAGGTAAAACAAAAGGCTCTAAAATGTTAGATGATAAGAAGAAACAAATCGAAGATATTAAAAATAAGCGAGTCAAAGTTGAAGTAAAATACGAATAA